The following coding sequences lie in one Cinclus cinclus chromosome 15, bCinCin1.1, whole genome shotgun sequence genomic window:
- the AGTR2 gene encoding type-2 angiotensin II receptor codes for MQSNYSLVVTTRESLQVLSTALTNSSAVSHSSPPCPLTSSDYQFSLIPALFSAVFVLGLVGNSVVVVVLCRHTGPKTVANIYIFNLAMADLLCLATLPFWATYYAQGYNWLFGSLMCKISSSVLCLNMFASIFFITCMSVDRYHAIVHPIHSQRRTPKQAYFVAFVVWGLACLSSLPTFYFRDTYYVESLEVNACIMAFPYENYAKWSVATAFLKNTLGFFIPLAVITTCYIWIRRHLLKAQEFGKSRQKRDKVLKLVAAVVMAFLISWLPFHVLTFLNALSHMEVINSCEVMGVIDTALPFGICMAFANSCINPLLYCFIGNQFQEKLHRLFKRRVYQLNSHRESSSARKGSCFRDAETPTGKEGEPESFL; via the coding sequence atGCAGAGCAACTACTCCCTGGTTGTCACCACCAGGGAAAGTCTCCAAGTCCTGTCTACGGCACTGACAAACTCATCAGCTGTGTCGCActcatcccctccctgccccctcaCCTCTTCAGATTACCAGTTTTCACTAATTCCAGCCCtcttttctgcagtgtttgttCTTGGTTTGGTTGGCAACAGTGTGGTGGTTGTGGTGCTCTGTCGTCACACTGGCCCCAAGACAGTTGCTAATATCTACATTTTCAACCTGGCCATGGCAGACCTGCTGTGCCTGGCCACCCTCCCCTTCTGGGCCACCTACTATGCTCAGGGATACAACTGGCTCTTCGGGTCTCTCATGTGCAAGATCTCCAGTTCTGTCCTCTGTCTGAATATGtttgcaagtatttttttcattacgTGCATGAGTGTGGACCGGTACCATGCCATTGTCCATCCTATTCACTCCCAGAGGAGAACTCCAAAACAAGCTTATTTTGTAGCATTTGTTGTGTGGGGCCTCGCCTGTTTGTCCTCCCTCCCAACATTTTATTTCCGAGACACTTACTATGTTGAAAGCTTGGAGGTCAATGCTTGCATCATGGCCTTTCCTTATGAGAACTATGCAAAGTGGTCTGTGGCAACTGCCTTCCTGAAAAACACCCTCGGCTTCTTCATCCCCTTGGCAGTGATCACCACCTGCTACATCTGGATCAGGAGGCACTTGCTTAAAGCACAGGAGTTTGGGAAAAGCAGGCAGAAGAGGGACAAAGTGCTAAAGCTGGTGGCTGCTGTTGTCATGGCCTTCCTGATTTCCTGGCTGCCGTTCCATGTTTTAACATTTCTGAATGCTTTGTCTCACATGGAGGTCATTAACAGCTGTGAGGTGATGGGGGTCATCGACACGGCGCTGCCGTTCGGCATCTGCATGGCCTTTGCCAACAGCTGCATCAACCCCCTGCTCTACTGCTTCATTGGCAACCAGTTCCAGGAGAAGCTCCACCGCCTCTTCAAGAGAAGAGTTTATCAGCTCAACAGCCACCGGGAGAGCTCCTCTGCCAGGAAGGGCAGCTGCTTCAGAGATGCTGAAACCCCCACGGGCAAAGAAGGGGAGCCTGAGTCTTTCCTGTAG